In one window of Leguminivora glycinivorella isolate SPB_JAAS2020 chromosome 10, LegGlyc_1.1, whole genome shotgun sequence DNA:
- the LOC125230216 gene encoding PH domain-containing protein DDB_G0275795-like, with translation MMNPHPHPPPLQHPQIQQIPHHQQVLQPPPPPPQQQVQQQQVPQQQMPQQVPQQQMPQQIPQQQMQQQQQPNRGYSLMMALVKNSKYFDSERLQAMQDTPGLPKLKRSRKKIRDTSTWEINKVKKAREQGKPYLTQKRIKGVKVGYEERKKRVMGPACMSRVCHKSSKRKCDQLDDVSRQECFDSFWSEMTWAQRKAYISALVNIYYTRTTTVPNGESRRHRTIKYSLKINNQHWPVCKKMFLNTLGLGEKTVLGWIEKANEHGVVSTPVRKNNKERYNREKLIHVETYLKNLPKLPSHYFHGKSEKEYLDINFNSGKEVYLGYKMYLAKEGIKDKEISYPCFLRKMNALNIALFSPKKKVPPNKNNAKPIFRQEQT, from the coding sequence ATGATGAATCCGCATCCACATCCACCACCACTACAACATCCCCAAATTCAGCAAATTCCTCATCACCAGCAAGTTTTACAACCTCCACCGCCACCTCCACAACAGCAAGTACAGCAACAACAAGTACCGCAACAACAAATGCCACAGCAAGTGCCACAACAACAAATGCCACAGCAAATACCACAACAACAAATGCAACAGCAACAGCAGCCAAATCGAGGTTACTCTCTCATGATGGCATTAGTTAAAAACAGTAAATACTTCGATTCAGAACGCCTGCAGGCTATGCAAGATACTCCAGGCCTACCCAAGCTCAAGAGATCTAGAAAAAAGATACGCGATACGTCAACttgggaaataaataaagtaaagaAAGCTAGAGAACAAGGTAAGCCTTATTTGACCCAGAAACGGATAAAAGGCGTAAAAGTAGGTTatgaagaaagaaagaagaggGTCATGGGCCCGGCCTGCATGTCGCGTGTGTGCCACAAAAGCTCAAAGAGAAAATGTGACCAATTAGATGATGTATCCCGACAGGAATGCTTTGACAGCTTTTGGTCTGAAATGACTTGGGCCCAAAGAAAAGCGTATATTAGTGCTTTAGTGAACATATATTATACAAGAACTACAACTGTCCCCAATGGTGAATCTCGGAGACATAGAACTATTAAATACTCATTAAAGATAAACAATCAACACTGGCCggtttgcaaaaaaatgtttttaaacacCCTCGGTCTCGGGGAAAAAACAGTTTTAGGCTGGATCGAGAAAGCCAATGAACATGGTGTTGTTTCTACACCAGTTCGGAAGAATAACAAAGAAAGATATAATAGAGAAAAGTTGATACATGTAGAAACATATTTAAAGAATTTACCCAAGCTGCCCTCACATTACTTTCATGGCAAATCTGAAAAGGAATACCTCGATATTAACTTCAATTCAGGGAAAGAGGTATATTTAGGATATAAAATGTATTTGGCGAAAGAAGGAATTAAGGATAAGGAAATATCCTATCCATGTTTCCTGAGGAAAATGAATGCCTTGAACATTGCTCTGTTCTCGCCAAAGAAGAAAGTTCCACCAAACAAAAACAATGCAAAACCCATTTTCAGacaggaacaaacataa
- the LOC125230219 gene encoding high mobility group protein D-like yields the protein MALYSDASRPPSCLALGTLLRAPYIFFWLSTVCSLVVYQFKNHFKIFAIRKKVKMTDKPKRPMSAYMLWLNSAREQIKSENPGLKVTEIAKKGGEIWRGMKDKSVWEEKAAKAKEQYTKDLESYNANGGGGEGGGKKAQKRGKKAGKKAAAPKTKKKKEESEEEDGDDDDEEEEESE from the exons atggcgctgtacagTGACGCGAGCCGACCCCCAAGCTGCCTTGCTCTGGGAACTTTGCTTCGAGCTCCATACATTTTCTTCTGGCTCTCTACAGTCTGCAGTTTGGTTGTGTaccagttcaaaaatcatttcaAAATTTTTGCCATCAG gaaaaaagttaaaatgacGGACAAGCCGAAGCGTCCTATGTCAGCATATATGCTGTGGCTCAACAGTGCCAGAGAACAGATCAAGTCCGAAAACCCCGGACTTAAAGTCACCGAAATCGCCAAGAAAGGTGGAGAAATATGGCGGGGGATGAAGGACAAGAGC GTGTGGGAGGAGAAGGCGGCAAAGGCGAAGGAGCAGTACACAAAGGACCTAGAGTCATACAACGCGAACGGCGGCGGCGGTGAGGGTGGCGGCAAGAAGGCGCAAAAGCGAGGAAAGAAGGCCGGCAAAAAGGCGGCAGCACCC aaaacaaagaagaagaaggaaGAGTCCGAGGAGGAGGAtggtgatgacgatgatgaggAGGAAGAGGAAAGCGAATGA